The genomic segment CCATATCTGGGCTTCTCTTCACCTTAATTCTCCATTTCACCCATATTATTGACGATATCATCGGAAATTATTTTAAACGCAAAATTACTCTTTCGTTAATTACCTTCCTAAAATTCACCATTAACGAACTTACTCTTACATATTTTtggtttgatattattttcggtgcaataaatttgatataattatttttggaaCTCTTGAACCTCTTAtaggttatatatataatttgatttttggTTTTCAATTTAGTAACCATTTGATCATAGTCTTGTAATTTGATTTTTACTGGAGTGTTGGTCATGTCAGCAATCCGAGGAAAATTGTACTAAATGTGTGCAcgctctctcacacacacacaaaaattcaATTCACCAtactaaaaccaaaatttgactgattaaaataaaaaaaaatcctacTTACGCGAgtttacaaaataatttttagactTTTTATAGCTAAAATTATAACTATATTTATAATTCCGTCCAGAATTGAAAATTTCCATTGGCCTTGTGTATAGGGAACTTATTTATattgtattatatataaaatagaaaTAGGAGAGGCTGAAACTTGATAGAAATTGCTTCAATTTGCAACTCATGACTAAGAATCATCCTCTTGTCCGTTATTACTTGGTTTGTAGTTGCAAGACTTTCCACGTTTAGAGCGCCGCGGGGACAAAATTAAACTGCTCTTTTTATcacaattaattgaaaattattatattttgtatatttttttaaaaaaaattgatttaattgatgaTACTCATTCCTATGAACCGGAATGAAAGGatcatacatatttttaaactgATTAGAGGAACAAAATCTAATTTAAGTCAATTTACGGTACTCAAATTGTTATTTCTCCAAATGAATATGCTGGCTCACGTGAGATCTATTAGATATTCATgcattttagaatttatttaatgattaaaaattttaatttagagtACAATGAAGGATGAtgaacttttgtaattttaaatttgatttttaattctttaagtTAATATATAAGTAAAATTCATGTTAGtacattaaatatttataatatatagttTGGTAAGTAAGTACATATTAATTTTCTTGAATAGGGGATTAAAAAACCAAATCGATACATTTAACTATTGTTAATTACCAAATCGGACACACATGTTCTAATTAGGTTGgatttaatttagtaaattattttaaattgaattgACTTCTAAACTTTAGcaactaaaatttaataaatatataattgacgTAGCAAATGATGCAAAATGGACatcattaatttataaaaagagagagagagagcttGATAAAAATAGAAAACTTGTAGCAAtacataaaatgataaaatagtaCATGATCTTCTGCAAAGACAAATGAATCATCCGAAGAAGAGGTGTCCAGATTTGTTGGACTTTTCATCATTGGACACATGCAGTTGTATGCAATGGTGGAATCAGAAATATGACTATGTCCGATctagaattttaaattctaaaatcttttaatattttaaattgatctacccgaacgaatataatattattccaaaattatacaaaatttacgtatacatttttttaaaaaaaattagaccacCCGAGCTAAAGCCCGGGTGTACAACCATGTTGCTCCACCACTGGTCGCAGGTAATGTGTGTGTGNACGCTGATTTAAATAATCCCAcaatattttgaaaagaaataatCAAAGTACCAATATTCCGGATCTCTTTtacgtaaaatattatttgcatGAGATCTCTGGCTTTTAGCGTGGACTTCAAAATCAATGACCATGACTAAGTTTCATCACGAAACGCGTATGTACGATGTTTCTAATTTTCAGCTTATTAAAGGACTGTAATTTTTCTATGCTGGAAGACAACCTGCTTAATTCATTCTCGCTGCTATCACGTAGTGTAAGGATCGGAGTTCCTTGagtagaaaatatatatatagttgttCAAGGCGTAAATAGCTAGGGTGGGGAAAATGAGTAATTCCAGGTATCGAATGATGCTGTATTTTGTTCCACATTCTTTTATCATGATATTCATACATAGTTTAGTTAGTGTCTTGAATCCTCCATATAACCAATCTTAAATTTTGAGGGATATATACCTGAGCTGTTAACATAATGTCTGTAATCTGTTTTTTGCAGCAATGAAGGATTTGATTACTCTGCCGTTGTCTTCTGGGTCATTGGTTGTGTCTGTACGTTTGCAATATTACTTTGCTGTATTCTGGCATGTCTCCGCCGCACCAACGCTCCAAAGGGTTCCCAAACTTCTCAGGCGGCTCCAGCCGCTGTAAATGGAAGATCTGCGCAGAAGGATCGCTATTCGAATGTGGCGGAACCTGCAGTAGCTGTAATAGATATCATGGCTGCGGGTTGTGGTGGTGGTGGTTGTGGTGGTTGTGGTGGTGGAGATTAAAAGCTGATCATTGCGGAGTAGATCATTTTTCAGTTCATCTTCTCCGATTAAGTCGTCCTTTCCTTTTTTTGGTATAAGCTATTGATGTAAAGTTTGTTTGCCTAAATTTTTGGATTGTGCCATATTATGATGACATGTTTGTATAAGATTAAGTAAATCGATTTTCAGTTCATcttctccaatttttttttaatgaagttGGAATAGATTGGAcagtcatatatatatatatatatatatNNNNNNNNNNNNNNNNNNNNNNNNNNNNNNNNNNNNNNNNNNNNNNNNNNNNNNNNNNNNNNNNNNNNNNNNNNNNNNNNNNNNNNNNNNNNNNNNNNNNNNNNNNNNNNNNNNNNNNNNNNNNNNNNNNNNNNNNNNNNNNNNNNNNNNNNNNNNNNNNNNNNNNNNNNNNNNNNNNNNNNNNNNNNNNNNNNNNNNNNNNNNNNNNNNNNNNNNNNNNNNNNNNNNNNNNNNNNNNNNNNNNNNNNNNNNNNNNNNNNNNNNNNNNNNNNNNNNNNNNNNNNNNNNNNNNNNNNNNNNNNNNNNNNNNNNNNNNNNNNNNNNNNNNNNNNNNNNNNNNNNNNNNNNNNNNNNNNNNNNNNNNNNNNNNNNNNNNNNNNNNNNNNNNNNNNNNNNNNNNNNNNNNNNNNNNNNNNNNNNNNNNNNNNNNNNNNNNNNNNNNNNNNNNNNNNNNNNNNNNNNNNNNNNNNNNNNNNNNNNNNNNNNNNNNNNNNNNNNNNNNNNNNNNNNNNNNNNNNNNNNNNNNNNNNNNNNNNNNNNNNatattttaatttaaacacataattacaaaatctccctcatatatataatttaaatttgaaagtctaattgtagaaaaataaagtatagttactaaatcaaataaacaattgtttaaaaaataaaaaatgttcaacataaatattaaatcctgaaaatttatgatataaatatacaataaatatttttttagacatACAGTgtataaaaatgtaggcaatatttattaattatattttttttaaaaaaaataaaattttctggtCAACCGGAttgacccgaacccaacccaacccgatcattttttcgaGTCAGCTATCGGGTTTttcgatctgacccgaacccgaaaaccccaaatccaaacataatttttttcgggttgaatcATGTCGAGttggtgggtcgtgtctgaATTTGACACCNCTAGTTAAAATTATTACAATAAATTAAGTTTTATAAAATAAGCATGCaagtatttttcttttcatttcttttttcgtgaaaaaaatttaaaaaaagcatgcatatattattgcattatttatttataatatctcTCATCACTCCATTAAATGTCGttattctttatatatatatatttaaatgacGTGAGAACTTGCAATTATTATCTTTCGATGTATATTAAGTAAATCTTAAGGTTAACATAATAGTTTGCAAACAATGTTAGTCATGTAAACTACACAGGATAGTCATGTGTGACAAGATCACTCGAGATAGTGTGGGTAGAAAAAATCGAACCACTATTATTGGTTTACACTCACTTATTCCATCAACTCGAACACCTCCTTAATACATTATTGTACTTTTGCAATACACAATGCATACAGAGTTGTCGAAACGAATGGATCCACCCAAACCCCTCTTACTACATCAGATGGGGCGGGTTGGGGCGGCTTGTTAACTCGCCAATTAACGGATTGATAAAACCTCAAACAAACCTAGCCCATCTAAAATTGCGGGTTAGGTGGTGCAACtcaccaaaactcaaaataaacaaTAGTTCATTTATCCATTTCATATATTACATTGTGTACAAAAGTATAGTATAATGATAGATATGTAGGAAATTAAATAGAATaggtaaaataatatatattttttttactgattTTTGCGGTTTGAACAGGTCGGGCTGTTGGGGTTCGCTAAGGGTTTTATTGTTTTAGTAGGCTTGCCGCTTGAGTATTTCTTtagctaaataaataaaattagggaaaattgtttttctcttttaatTTATGTTTGTCACTTAGTGAGCGttatatctttgtttttttttttttttacaattctaGTTATTTTCTGTAACATCTCAGATTCGACGATTGTTCCCACTATATCAAGATGAGTCTTTCCAACATTCTTACGTCCTCACTTACACATACCTTAGAAAACTTTCCAAAGAGTCACTCATCCCAAAAGTGTCACAAgttaagcacgcttaactttgaaattattatatgaTGAGCTCCCGAAAATAAGGGGACATAAGTACGctgaaaagactcgtcttggtacagtggaGAAAGTCGTCGAATCTAGTGAGTTACAGTCTTCTTTTCGGGAGCTCATCACAttagaactccaaagttaaacgTGCTTGGTGATCCCTTCGAAAGTTTCTTAGGACGCATATGAGTGAGAATATAAGCacgttggaaagactcgtcttagTACAGTGGGGACAATCGTCAAATCTAGGACGTTACAATCTTCTTTTCGGGAGCTCATCACTTAAAAACTCTAAtgttaagcgtgcttgatttGGGGAAATTATGGGATGAGTGACCCACTGGGAAGTTTCATAAGGTGCGTGTTAGTGAGAACATAACACGCTAGAAAGAAtcatcttggtacagtgaggatagTCGCTGAATTTGAGGTGTTACATTTTTCGACATGACGATGATGTTATACCAATGTAGTGCTGACATGTGTAGTGTCATATTAGCAATCCCGatgaaaaaaactaaaattagaaaaaaaaaattgaaagacgcaagactaaaactgaaattttacAAAGAATTATACACATACATGACCGAAAAACAATTTccctaaaaattattcaaattgaaCAAACTAAACAACTCATGAATGTAAAATTTTAACCCAAGATTGTGTACgagaataatatatattattcgtAATAGCCCCCGAAACCAAAATTGCTTTTTTTTCCTGCTAGACAAACAATCAATAAACTATCAATCTAgaattatttctttatttttttttaaaaaaaaactcttttcCACAACAGTGAGACTTGTGTTCATGGGTTTAGAAAGGCTATCTAGTTGAGATTTTTCATCTCAAAAGCTCAACCATTTGGGTGACAACAATAATTAATCTAAATCTTACTTACACTTGCCCTCGAACGGCCAGCTGCTTCCCCAACCACCGAATTTTATGGCAAATGCTCCAACAGATTATGCACTGTGGCAACCTGAATTATCAAATGTCTATGAAAGTGATGCCAATGGAGAGGGTGAAGGAAAACCTTAGTTTTTCAAAAACAATCTCGgccaaagttttttttttttttgcttaggAGCTATATATATCTGTATATATAGTACAAATAGCTCATTAACTTTGGTATTTTGAGATTTAATCTTATAACTTATCAAATTAGGGTCATTGGGTCAACCTCTCGTATTTTTGCATCTTCTGCTATTTTAGTCCCATTTTTTTGTGGCGGATTTAATATTTTGGTCAGAAAATGATGACTAGGAGGCAGAGATTAATGGTGTTGACAATGAATATTGGCATCTTGTCTCTGTGGCGATTCTTATTGGcactttttaattcaaataCAGCGTGCAGTGCCTTTGGaagaaaacatttatttttgacTAATTGGCACTCTCTAATTCAAATGCTTGAGGTTTTTCTTTCCACTCCCACCTTCATCCTTTCTCCTTGTAACCTGCCCAGAAGAACTCGTAGTGCACCTTGATATCTTGGGTCTAAGGGAATCTTCTCCTTGAATTTCATTTTTGGGGAAAAAGCTCCCCTCTCGTTTCCTAGTTATGATATATAACATACTGGGTTTTTGTATTTTAAGGTTAAGTGGGCATCCAACTTGGAAAAGAATTGCCACCAAGACAAAATACCAATGTTCATTGTCCACGTCCTTAATCTATGTCTCTTAGTCTTCATTTCCCGACCAAATTATTAAAAGGGGCACAAATCGGACTAAAATAGTAAAAGATGCAAAAATAAAGGATGTTGAATCTAATTTGACAAGTCattggatttttttaattaatataattttttcaaagaTGTTATAAGGACGTTTCGTATTCCCTTTATTCAAGTGGTTCTTATTAGTTACTTGCGAGATTGGAAACAAAATTGCCATCCTTAATTTCCTTTAGTCTGAATGTCTGATGATACGAAGAAACTAACTAAatccaaataaataaaattttaaaaaaaatatcacacataatttttattctaatttttttttttacattgatATATGCTaattgaaacttgtatgcacgGAACCTTCTAAATACATGCCAAACTTTCATTCTTGACAAGTAATTTAATCTTATCCTAAACAACGATAATAATAAGATGTAATAACGCGTTTTACagcttaaataaattaatccATGAAAGAAAAGGACGTGGGATTACTTAAAAATCAGAGCCGATCCCGCATAAACTCTAGTATTAAATGCAAAAAATAATCCTTCCATGAGTACAAATTAAGGAATGATCACGACTGTCGTCGCAAGAGCAATACAATTGCTAAGTTTTCGCGGAAGTTTCATACGATCAGATTTTAAAAAGCGTGAAACGCGTTGAAGTGTGAGAGCTTAAAgcaattttttaaagttttaagcCAAATTAATTCGAGTTTAAACAAAAAAAgcgtttttaatttaaattgtaattttagtcaTCTCAAAAGGATAAATGgaataaataatatgcaaatataataaatttaaatgcaatgcattaatttttttggacagATTCTTATAATTCATTATATTGTATCATTAATTTCATCTCCCTTATCATCAAATACAAACTCAATATAATTGGACTACTTTAAAATTAACATCAGCATTAATATTAGTTGTAGGTTGTTTTTTAGTTTTAAAGAGTCGCATTTAAGCATATTTAATTATACTTAATATGATTATACTATATGTTTGACCGAATTTGGCCAAGGCGAAGCATTTTGAGGAAGCTTCAAGTTTAAACACGATTAAACGAGATTTAATTAAGCTTTTTAGAacactaattttaattaaactagGAATTCACGTCCGGAACCTGGATGATACGCTAAAGATCGTAAATGATATGGTTGAAGGAACAAAGAAAGCATCAGGCCTCATTTCAACACCTTCCAAGATCTCGAAGAGCCAAATATAGCCAATCTTCATGAGCATTTTCGGCTACCCACGTTTTTAATCGGTCCGTTTCACAAATTCTTTTCCGCGGCCTCAAGCAGTTTGTTGACGCAAGACAGGAGCTCCATTTATTGGCTGGATACCCAAAAGACGAGTTCTGTTCTTTACGTAAGCTTCGGGAGTCTCGCGGCAATGGATGAAAAGAATCTAATTGAAGTGGCTTGGGGTCTGGCCAATAGTATGCAGCCATTCTTGTGGGTGGTCAGGCCTGGATTAGTCCAAGGCTCGGAGTGGCTCGAATCGTTGCCGGATGAATTCATGGAGGTTACTGGTAAAAGGGGATACATTGTCAAATGGGCACCTCAGCAAGAAGTGCTATCTCATCCTGCCGTTGGTGGATTTTGGACTCACAGCGGATGGAACTCCATTCTGGAGAGTGTTTGTGAAGGTGTTCCGATGATTTGCTCGTCTTTCTTTGGAGATCAGACGGTGAATTCCCGATACATAAACGACGTCTGGAGACTTGGGATCAAATTGGAATGCGGGTTGCAAAGAGAGGAGATCGAATCAGCTATCAGAAAAATCATGCTTGAAGGAGAAGGCCGGCAAGATATCATAGAGAGACTTGTGTGTTTGAAGGAGAAAATCGATGGTTTTTCAAGCACGTCAGTGAATNNNNNNNNNNNNNNNNNNNNNNNNNNNNNNNNNNNNNNNNNNNNNNNNNNNNNNNNNNNNNNNNNNNNNNNNNNNNNNNNNNNNNNNNNNNNNNNNNNNNNNNNNNNNNNNNNNNNNNNNNNNNNNNNNNNNNNNNNNNNNNNNNNNNNNNNNNNNNNNNNNNNNNNNNNNNNNNNNNNNNNNNNNNNNNNNNNNNNNNNNNNNNNNNNNNNNNNNNNNNNNNNNNNNNNNNNNNNNNNNNNNNNNNNNNNNNNNNNNNNNNNNNNNNNNNNNNNNNNNNNNNNNNNNNNNNNNNNNNNNNNNNNNNNNNNNNNNNNNNNNNNNNNNNNNNNNNNNNNNNNNNNNNNNNNNNNNNNNNNNNNNNNNNNNNNNNNNNNNNNNNNNNNNNNNNNNNNNNNNNNNNNNNNNNNNNNNNNNNNNNNNNNNNNNNNNNNNNNNNNNNNNNNNNNNNNNNNNNNNNNNNNNNNNNNNNNNNNNNNNNNNNNNNNNNNNNNNNNNNNNNNNNNNNNNNNNNNNNNNNNNNNNNNNNNNNNNNNNNNNNNNNNNNNNNNNNNNNNNNNNNNNNNNNNNNNNNNNNNNNNNNNNNNNNNNNNNNNNNNNNNNNNNNNNNNNNNNNNNNNNNNNNNNNNNNNNNNNNNNNNNNNNNNNNNNNNNNNNNNNNNNNNNNNNNNNNNNNNNNNNNNNNNNNNNNNNNNNNNNNNNNNNNNNNNNNNNNNNNNNNNNNNNNNNNNNNNNNNNNNNNNNNNNNNNNNNNNNNNNNNNNNNNNNNNNNNNNNNNNNNNNNNNNNNNNNNNNNNNNNNNNNNNNNNNNNNNNNNNNNNNNNNNNNNNNNNNNNNNNNNNNNNNNNNNNNNNNNNNNNNNNNNNNNNNNNNNNNNNNNNNNNNNNNNNNNNNNNNNNNNNNNNNNNNNNNNNNNNNNNNNNNNNNNNNNNNNNNNNNNNNNNNNNNNNNNNNNNNNNNNNNNNNNNNNNNNNNNNNNNNNNNNNNNNNNNNNNNNNNNNNNNNNNNNNNNNNNNNNNNNNNNNNNNNNNNNNNNNNNNNNNNNNNNNNNNNNNNNNNNNNNNNNNNNNNNNNNNNNNNNNNNNNNNNNNNNNNNNNNNNNNNNNNNNNNNNNNNNNNNNNNNNNNNNNNNNNNNNNNNNNNNNNNNNNNNNNNNNNNNNNNNNNNNNNNNNNNNNNNNNNNNNNNNNNNNNNNNNNNNNNNNNNNNNNNNNNNNNNNNNNNNNNNNNNNNNNNNNNNNNNNNNNNNNNNNNNNNNNNNNNNNNNNNNNNNNNNNNNNNNNNNNNNNNNNNNNNNNNNNNNNNNNNNNNNNNNNNNNNNNNNNNNNNNNNNNNNNNNNNNNNNNNNNNNNNNNNNNNNNNNNNNNNNNNNNNNNNNNNNNNNNNNNNNNNNNNNNNNNNNNNNNNNNNNNNNNNNNNNNNNNNNNNNNNNNNNNNNNNNNNNNNNNNNNNNNNNNNNNNNNNNNNNNNNNNNNNNNNNNNNNNNNNNNNNNNNNNNNNNNNNNNNNNNNNNNNNNNNNNNNNNNNNNNNNNNNNNNNNNNNNNNNNNNNNNNNNNNNNNNNNNNNNNNNNNNNNNNNNNNNNNNNNNNNNNNNNNNNNNNNNNNNNNNNNNNNNNNNNNNNNNNNNNNNNNNNNNNNNNNNNNNNNNNNNNNNNNNNNNNNNNNNNNNNNNNNNNNNNNNNNNNNNNNNNNNNNNNNNNNNNNNNNNNNNNNNNNNNNNNNNNNNNNNNNNNNNNNNNNNNNNNNNNNNNNNNNNNNNNNNNNNNNNNNNNNNNNNNNNNNNNttttttataaagaaatatagatagaataaatactCACGAAATATTTATAAGGTCATCTTTCTTCTATATTCGATAATGCTTCGTATCATTTTTGTAAAATGTAATTAACTGTGGAACCTTCTTCATGACACCAACccacatgatttaattatttggcatcattattttaattcatcgttttaaattaaataatcttaattaatgtaaaataaaggATATTTAACATCATGTCCTTAcacaaaattatgtttttttttttgtgaaaaaaattcactatattttcaaccaaataaaacaaaagaattttggtatttcaatattttacaaactaattgttttgggaaaaaattattttcacttcatctataaacaaataaaaccaatgaatttttgtatttcaatattctcaaattaatattttgtggaaaaaaatatgttcaattcatctacaagaaaataaaaaccaaagaattttggagTTTCAGTCTTCTTGACAACTTGATCCTTACCTAACATACATAGATTGACAATTTTGACATcatcataataatttattttaccaaaacatTCTCACCAAATTAAAGATAAACTTCTTGCAtagataaaatttattaatcttattgatcaaaataatttattaatcttattcTACTCCACTAAAAGAATAAGATTGCACTATCAAAATAATTGATATTACTGAAGCACGACATCAATAATTATATCCTCTGATTTATCGACCCAACATATCACCCATGTCGATCAATTAGAACATCTAAAATAGGGTATCATGACCATATAACCTATATTAGATATTCATAGCTTCTCAACCCTCATCTTCTCTTTGACATTCCCATGTGATCAcatcacataattaattcaataagaaTGTTGAATTACTGAGCTTAGATTTTACTGTCTTCTAGAAGAACTTGTGAGTTTATGATCATACCTATTGACTAGGTGAAAGATTCCATATTACGAACATATGTTCTTTGTTATTTCATTTTGATTCCCAAAACATCGAGATATTGACCAACAGTTTGGTTTTACTCATTGATGTATCAAAGAACTTCAAGTTAGTAATCAAAGTTCATTGTCCGCTCAGGATTAAGGTGTTATATACGACAATCTAGTGATTTTGAATTAGTATGgtcaaatcaaattcaaatctcAAGTGGTCCAGTCCAACACAACAAAATGTATTCCTAATTTTATTACTacctttaaatattttatccttttaattttctctctatatcacattttattattttaatgcaaatttataattatatttttagtgcattttctaattaagtaataaattatagtatcacaagaagaaatataaaaaaattaattatatatgcaaTACGTAGAATAACATgataagtatataataatataataatattaagtttaatactaacatattttttggtttttaaactaagaattgaaaataaagagtttaataaattatttagtgGAATTCAATTATGAGTGTTAATATATTagtaatatcataaaatatgaatatcttagaaaaattcaaatattttagctataaataataagaaatttaaaagttttaataaCACTTTTAACTCGACCATTATTTTCAGGAACACTGAAACCAAAATCAGAACTAATTTTTCTTGACTTCCGTTACAAAATTAGttctcataatatataaatttaacgCATAAATGTTAAACGATTAATTTCATTGTCTCACATATTGTATAActatttcatttaatatttaaaaatagatgatcatagcaatttttttaaaaaaatatacaaattaagttttttgtgaaaaaaatattttcactttatttacaagcaattaaaaccaaagaattttggtattttaatcttctacaaattaatttttttgtgaaaaaaatctacaaattaagttttttgtgaaaaattcttctcacttcatctataaacaaataaaacaaatatattttggtatttcaatcttttcaaattaatattttttgtgaaaaaaatttgttcaattcatcttcaaaaaataaaaatcaaataattttagagtttCATCTTTCTTGGCAACTTAATCATTATCTAGCATAAATGTAGTTTGACAATTTTGTCCTGATCATAATAACTGATTTCACAAAAATATCCTTACTAAATTTCTCCTGTATGTACAAACTAAGGACAAAGTTGACAATACACAATAGAAAAACTTTGACCTTGATTCATacttttataatatgtatagatATACATACACTGTACTTATAAACATTATTACGACAATTACTTGGCACCTTCTCTATTCCATATCTGGGCTTCTCTTCACCTTCTCCATTTCACCCGTATAATTGATGATATCATCGGAAATTATTTTAAACGCAACATAACCTTCTCCATTTCACCATTAACGAACATACTCTTACATATTTTTGGTTCAATATTTTTTTCGGTGCCataaatttgatataattattttaattactataATTTAAGGAGTGGAACTCTTGAATCTCTTAtaggttatatatataatttgatttttggTTTTCAATTTAGTGACAATTTGAACAtagttttgtaattttatttttgtgaagTGTTTGTCATGTCAGCATTCCGAGAAAAATTATACTAAATGtgcacacacacaaaaaaaaatttaattcatcatatcaaaaccaaaatttgataatttaaaataaaaaatcctaATTAGGTCAGTTTACGAAATAATTTTTAGACTTTTTATAGCTAAAAATATAACTATATTTATACTGCCGTCcaaactttaaaaattacattggCCTTGTGTGTAGGGAGCTTATTTATattgtattatatataaaatagaaataaaagtGGCTGAAACTTGATAGAAATTGCTTCGATTTGCAACTCATGACTAAGAATCATCCTCTTGTccattattatttgttttgtaGTTGCAAGACTTTCAAGGTTTGCATCGCTCGTGGACAAAATTAATCTGCTCTTTTTATCACAACTAGTATTTAATCCGTACGATATGATATTActacaaattaattattataaaaaatgaatagat from the Primulina huaijiensis isolate GDHJ02 unplaced genomic scaffold, ASM1229523v2 scaffold25037, whole genome shotgun sequence genome contains:
- the LOC140967367 gene encoding LOW QUALITY PROTEIN: UDP-glycosyltransferase 76C4-like (The sequence of the model RefSeq protein was modified relative to this genomic sequence to represent the inferred CDS: inserted 1 base in 1 codon) — translated: MVEGTKKASGLXFNTFQDLEEPNIANLHEHFRLPTFLIGPFHKFFSAASSSLLTQDRSSIYWLDTQKTSSVLYVSFGSLAAMDEKNLIEVAWGLANSMQPFLWVVRPGLVQGSEWLESLPDEFMEVTGKRGYIVKWAPQQEVLSHPAVGGFWTHSGWNSILESVCEGVPMICSSFFGDQTVNSRYINDVWRLGIKLECGLQREEIESAIRKIMLEGEGRQDIIERLVCLKEKIDGFSSTSVVYNSKQI